The genomic interval GCCCGCGTACTTCTTCGCCTCGGCCTGTTCCTTCGCCTCGGCTACCAGGTCGGCAACGCGTGCCTCGAGGCCTTGCCTCGCCTTCGTGGGAGTGCTCGCCCTTGGCCCTTGCACCTGCCGAGTGTCGCCCTCGGCGATGCCTGCTCGAGCGCGGGCCTGGTACACCGTAGCGCCAGGGACGCGGCGCGTGATGGGTCCAGACTCGAGCTTGACGCCCGTGCCAGAGAAAGCGGTGACGGAGACGTTGCCCGTCTGTGCCGGGGCGAGAGGTGTACGTGCCATGTGGGCAACGTACACCAAAGCGGTGACGAGTTGCAAGGTTCAGATACTACGTCTGCCGAGGGCAAGCTCAGGGTAGCGCGCCACAGGAACGCCCCGGGGCATGACCCCTAGATCGCGATTCCCTACCCCCCGGCTGGTCTCAGCAACTGTCGGCCTGTACGGGTTCCAGTAGGCCCCTCAGAGCAAAGATTTGGTACCGATCCTGGGGCGTTCCTCTTCGGTGCCTCCGCATTCGGGAATGTGCGCTCGATCCCGTCGACGGACTGGACTGTGCGCGGGGCGTCTGTCCCAGTTGGGACAGACCGGATGTCTCGATCCACGGCCGACTTGCTCGCCCCGACGACCGGAGCGATGGACCGTGACGACCAGCCCTGGTCACCAATCGGTAGACGTCTTCGGTGTCCGCACCTGCTCTCGGTACGGCTCTCGCCCCTCGTGTCGGAAAGTGAAGCCCTTGTAGCTCTTCTCGGGCACCAGTCGCTTGCCCGCCTGTGCCTTGGTCACGTAGCCGTGGATCTCCTCGGCGTCTTCCGCTTCCATGCCCAGCTCGAGGCACCGATCACGGACAAGCACCGGGGCGAACCCTCGCCAGTAGGCCCGGTTCTCCATCAGGTCAGACTTGAGCTTCGCGACCTCGTTCCACTTGAGGCCAGTGCTGTACCCCGCCGCCCATGAGGCTAGGGCCTTGAGGATCTGATCAATGTCGGCAGGTAGCTTCTCCATGGCCGGACTGTACAGCGCCCCGCGCAGACCTAGGAGAGGTCGAAACAGGTTCACCCCTCCTCGGGTACCCCGGACACTAGTTCTCGTCTCCTGGGTCTCCACGGGCAGTTGTCTGAGCGATGTTCTGCTCCCCATTGCAAGCGGAGCGCCTCGAGGGTGCTACGGAAAAGATGAAACCCCCGCCCCGGCGCGATGCCAGGACGGGGGCAGATGGTGGGCCAGGCTCAGGCGATGTCGAACCTCACCCGGCACTTGAGGGACTCGGCGCGTAGTCCGGTGGGCAGGGTGACGGGGTTCCCTCCGCTCGCCTGACTGGAGCCAAAGACGCTCACGCTTCCGACAGCGAGATCCACAGAGCCGCACCAAAGGTGCTCATCCCCGGGGGATGCGAGGTGCGTCAGCGAGGCCGGGAGCCGCTCACCGAGACGAAGAATGTCCCGCGTGAGAGGCTCCAGCGGTTCCCATGCCTCATGCTTCGAGGGGTTGCGATAGCGGACGCCCTTGAGGGCGAGCACGTACTCCCCGCCCGCCAGAACCTCGACCGGATCGTGCGTGACGGTGACCTCAGAGACGACGATGCGCGGCTTCATCAGCACGGCGGGCGTGAGATGGGTCCTCGGGTCGAAGACCGCGAGGTCCGCCTCCTCGCCTCCTCCTCCTCGGAGGATCTGCGCGGCGAGGAAGAGGACATCGGCCCGCTGGTCTTCAGTGAGCACGCCCTCCTCCCATGTGGCGATGGCGGCGAGAGGGGATGCGGTGGTCGTTGCGGTCATGGTGTCTCCGTTCGTGGTGGTGTCGTCGTGTTCGGTGCCGGTCAGCGCCATGCCTGGCCCTCGAGGTAGTCACGCTCGCGCCCCTCGTGAAGGTGACGGCGAACCTCGCCGTCCGTCTGCCGGTACACGTTCCCCAGGGCGCGCGATGTATCGACCGGCTGGTAGTCCACGCCGTCAAGGACTGCCTTGACGGACTCATTGCGCCTCCGCTCATCGTCGGTACCGACCTGGACCTGCGTGCGAGCAAGCGGATCGCACTCGCCGATCACCAGACCCACGCGCCGTGCCTTGCCCATGAGCGAGTTGACGGAGCTGTTCCACTCCTCAGTGACTGCCTTCAGGGCCTCTGCCGCTCGCAGGATCTCGGCCTCGTGCTTCGCGCGGGCCTCCTGGTACTTCTCCCATGCGACGGGGAGAGCACCGGCCCCCTGTGCCCCGAACTCGGCGAGGTCGATTGCGGCCACGCTCTGCTCGGCAACAGACTTCACGCGCTCGAGGTGCTCCAGGCGCTCGCGCTTTCGGGGGATGGTGGTCTCGTCAATCTCGGCGAGGCGCTCGACATCGGCGAGGACTGAGCCAGCGTCGATGTCAGCGAGGATCTGATCCCTCTCCTCCTCGAGCTTGGCCACCTCAGCCGCGACAGCGGCGAGGGCGTCCTCAGCTTCGGCGAGGGACAGGTGCGCCGCGTCAGCGGCGCTAGAGGTCTTCGTCTTGGTCTTCGTGGCCATGCTGAACCTTTCGTTGGTGGGCCGCTTCGCGGCCCCTTGGGTGCACCGAGGAGGAGAGGTCCTCCTCTTCGACTCCTCGGTGCGTTGGGTCTAGAACTCCGATGGCCGGTAGGCCAGGGAGCCCCTTGGTCTACGGCGGCGAGGACTGGACTCGGCGGGAGGTGGATCTAGACCTAGGCCGTTGGACCCAGGGCCAGGGCGCACCTACAACCGTTCATCTCCTCGCCGCCCCTTGGATCTATCTGGTGTAGTGATCTGGTAGATGATCTGGTAGGTGGACACCCAGATGTCCGGTCCGGATAGGACACCCAGGTGTCCGGTCGGTCGTCCCAGATGTCCGGTCCGAGGGCCTCAGACAGGACACCTAGATGTCCGGTCCTGGATAGGACACCCAGATGTCCGGTCCGAGGGCCTCAGACAGGACACCCAGATGTCCGGTCCGAGGGCCTACGTCTCGCCCTCCCACTCCGGCAGGGTGAGCCGGTACTCCGTGGTGTGGTTGCTCCCGTAGTTGGAACCCCTCTGCACCTCGACCACGTAGCGCTTCCGGATCAGCGCGGCGATGTACCGGCGCACGGTCCGCTCTGTCTTCCCGACGCCTTGCGCGATCAGGTTCTGCCCCGGTCGGCAGTCGCCCAACGTCGTGTGCGTGCAGTAGGAGAGCATCACGTTGAGACACGCGACCTCCTCGGCGGACAGGTCCGGTCGGCCCCCTTGGTTGATCGCCTTGAAGAAGGCGAAGAACGCCCGGAGGTCCGGAGTGTCGCCCTCCGGTGGCCGTGGCACCTCCTCCACCTCCGTCACCATCTCCTCGGTCTCCGGCGCCGGTTGGGGATCAGCCGCCGCACGGGGCCGCAGGAACTCGGGAAGCTCCTGCACTCCCTCCTCGGTCAGCCGGCCCGGTGTCGTCGTCTTCGTGACGATCGGCTCCTCATGCCCTGCCGGGGCGTACTCCACCACTTCGGTGAACGGCCCCGCCGGAAAAGGGTCGGGGTATGGATCCCATGTCCTGTGCGCGGTCCCGGGGGTGTGCACGTTCTCGTCGTACGGAGTCACCCGGCATCGCCTGCCGTCCGAGCTCTCGCAGTCGTAGGTGACCGTCATCCAGTCACCCCCTCGGCACCCTCCCACTCCTCAGTGATCCATGTCGGGATGATGCCGTCCTCGTCCACGTACTCGAGGATCGCCAGTAGGTAGACGGCCTCTCCGGTCTCGAGCACGCCCGCCTCCCAGCGCCTGTGGATCTCCTCGGCGTACTCAGCCTTGCCCTGCTCGTCGAACTTGTGTGTTGTCGTCGTGTTCATGCCGCCTCGACCTCCTCGGCTCCATCCGTCTCGGCTCGACGGGCGATCATGGAGTACAGCTTCGCGGGCGTCGATCCTGGTGCCAGCACTCCGCCCTCGGTCAGGCGGTCGATGCTCTGCCTCACTTCCCGCATGGGCACCTTGGTCCTGCCGTCCCCTCCCAGCCAGCGGGCGAGTGTGCGATCGCTCAGCGTTGCCACACCCTCGCTGTCCGCGAACAGGACCGAGGCAAGGGCGACCTTCACGTCATGGTGGACGTTCTCCGACCCCCGTCCCTTCAGCAGGTAGATCGCCTCATCGGCGATCAGCTCCACGCAGACGACATCGGGCAGTCGGCCCCGCTTCACTCGACCTCACCGCCCGTGAGGATGAACTCGCGCTGGTCGCTCTCCGGGGTGATCACACCCTGGGACCGGAGCTGTCGGATCGCCGTATCCACGTCAGCCGGGGTGCAGGTGCTCTCACCGTCCGACGCCAACGCTCGCCGCAAGAACACCTTGGACGGCGGAACCCATCGCCCGCTGTCGTCGGCGTGCTCGTGGATCAGGACAGTCAGGCGCAGACCTCGGTAGGCCCGCTTCGTCTTCATCTCTTCGTGGTGCTTCGAGTAGCTGAATCCCATCGCGGGATCTCCCATCAGTTCGTGGGCCGCTCGTCTCCATCAGGGACGCTCACGGCTCGGTGGTAAGTGGTGTGCCTTCGCTCAGGCGGCGACTGCCCGTGTCGACTCAGGAGAGCCGTGCCGGGCGTCCTGGGGTCCGTAGTGC from Brachybacterium kimchii carries:
- a CDS encoding helix-turn-helix domain-containing protein; the encoded protein is MTVTYDCESSDGRRCRVTPYDENVHTPGTAHRTWDPYPDPFPAGPFTEVVEYAPAGHEEPIVTKTTTPGRLTEEGVQELPEFLRPRAAADPQPAPETEEMVTEVEEVPRPPEGDTPDLRAFFAFFKAINQGGRPDLSAEEVACLNVMLSYCTHTTLGDCRPGQNLIAQGVGKTERTVRRYIAALIRKRYVVEVQRGSNYGSNHTTEYRLTLPEWEGET